The following nucleotide sequence is from Mesobacillus jeotgali.
GTGTTCACGTCTGCGACTCAAAGGCGAGTTCATGATGGACCCGTCTGGCTTGCACCAACCGCCAGCTCTCTTGCACAGGTTTTACACCACTACTACTCCTTGTCAAAGTCTTTCGTTATGATATAGAGATATTGTAATAAAATTCCCTTCCATATGCAAGCGGGTACGAAATAAATGATTATGGAGACTAGTTTATGACTGTATCATTTGTTTGGTGTGGGATTTTGAAAGGAGATTCGGACACAAAATTGGTAAAAAATGCTGAGAATTTCCAGTTTGCGAATAAAGCAATACTTTTTGCGAATAAATCTCCTTTTTTGCGAACAAATGCATTTATTTGCGAATAAACATACCTTATTTGCGATTAAGAAATATTTTCTAAGAGTCTTAATACTATTTTTTATGAAGAGAGAGTTTTCTCACTGAATTCATATATTAAAAGAGGTAAAATTTGATTAAGATGAAAAGGAGTGATGTACTTGATATTAAAAAAGAGGACAATCCCAGTGAAAATTCTAATTTATGAAGCAGTAGTGAAAAGGCTACCCTTTAATCATCCCCGTAAAAAGGATTTCCAGACAAAATTGATGAAATTAAAGGCTGGATACAAAGGGGAAGTTGATTTGGACTATTATCTTTCTCAACTTCCAGAAAAGGAATATATTCTCCTCCAAGGCTTGAGAATTCCTCATTTAAAGACCCACTTTCAAATCGATACCCTTCTTCTATATCCTTCATTTTTTATTAATTTCGAATCCAAAAACTACGCAGGCGAAATTGACATTGATATAGCATTTGATCAATTAATCAGAACGATTGATGGAAAACAAGATATATATGGGAATCCCATTTTACAGGCGAAGACCCAAACCACAAATTTAATCACCTGGCTTAATAACAATTCCTTCTCCTTCCCGCCTATAGAGTATTTCGTCACCATCAGCAGCTCCCAAACAATGATTAAAAACTCAAACAAGTCTCCAGAAGTATTCTATAGACTTTGCCGCACCGCGCGCGCGCTTTATAAAATTGAGGAAGTGAAATTAAAATATAAATCCGAAACTCTCACAATAAAGGACCTAAAGAAGATTGCTCACAAATTAATAAAATCCGATCAGCCACTAATCATTAATCCAAAAGAATTGAATCTCCCGCTTACTGATTTGACAAAAGGAATCCAATGTCCTGAATGTCAGGTATTTGGGATGAAAAGAATTCATGGAAATTGGCTATGTTCCTCTTGCGGCCACCTTTCAAAAACTGCCCATATCTCCGCTATTAAAGACTTTTTTCTATTACATGGTTTTTCCATTAATAATAGACAGCTTCGTGACTTTTTAGGCATTGACTCTGTTGATCTTGCTACTCATATATTAAAGTCGCTTAATCTTATCTCTACCGGATCAAAGAAAAACAAAACATATTCCCCGCCGCCAGATTTTTTCAAATGAACAAAAAAACCAGCCTCCCATAGGGAAAGCCGGTTTGAACTTACTGAATTGTATATCCTCCGTCAATGACTGCAGCCTGGCCAGTGATTCCTTTCGCAGCATCACTGGCGAGGAACATAACATAACTGGCGATTTCATCGACAGCCAGCAGCCGTTTTTGCGGCACAAGCGGAAAAATGACTTCTTCAAGTACTTTTTCAAGTGGTACATTCCGTGTTTCTGCAAGGCTGCAAAGCTGGTTGCGCACAAGCGGTGTGTCAACATACCCGGGGCAGACTGCGTTTACTGTGATGCCGTGCTCAGCCGTTTCGAGTGCGGCCACCTTTGTCAATCCAATCACACCGTGCTTGGCGCTATTGTATGCTGCTTTTCCGGCAAATCCAACAAGCCCATTGATGGATGCCATGTTGATCACCCTGCCAGAACCCTGCTTTTTCATGACTGGCAGCACATGCTTCAAAGTTATGAATGGAGCAGTTAGCATCACTTTTATCAGCAGCTCAAATTTTTCCGTTGGGAAGTCTTCGATCGTGGAGACATATTGCAAGCCTGCATTATTGATGAGAACATCGACAGTACCAAAGTGCTCAAGGCATTTTGCAACTGACTCCTTGATGTCTTTTTCGCTGGTAACATCGCATTTAAAGCCAGCGGCATCATGCCCTATTTCACGCAGACTTGCAGCCGCCTTCTCCACAGCTTCTTCCTGTAAATCTGACAAAAATACCTTTCCGCCCTGCTCAGCAAAACTCTTGGCGATCTCATACCCGATTCCCTGGGCGGCACCGGTAATCATCACAACTTTATCTTTTACCATTGGAATCTCCTTTCATTAAATACCTAATCCTAGAGAAAATAGAACAATCGCAATTGCCACACCAATCAACGGCACAATGACAGTCACAGCCGCAACTGGATTGTATGCATCCTGATGGGACTCGCCACAGATCGCCCGGACAGTCGTGACCACGTACCCGTTATGCGGCAGTGAATCCAGTGCTCCGGAGGAAATGGCAGCTACCCTGTGCAGTGCTTCCGGATTGACGCCCATATCCATGTAGTGAGGTGCAAGCAATGGAAGCGCAATAGCCTGACCGCCGGATGCAGAACCAGTCATCCCGGCAATGACACTCACGGCAATTGCCGCCCCAATCAATGGGCTTCCAGGTATGTTTGTCATCGCATCAACCGCCGTCTGGAAAGCCGGCACTGCTTTTGCGACACCCCCGAATCCTACGACAGCAGCAGTGTTTCCAATCGCAATTAAGGCACCCATCGTTCCTTCTGAAAGTGCTTCCCAGAAATTTTTGAAGTACTTGCGATTTAATAGATAGGCAGATACAACCCCGCCAAGAAGAGCAATGATCAGTGCTGATTGTTTCAATGAATCATGGAAAACGAATGAAATCACCAGTACCACAACTAAAGGAATAAGGCCCATCAAAGGATGAGGCAGCGCCCTTTTTTCCAGCATTGGATCTGTCTTCCTCGCTTCGAACTTCTCGCCTCTTGCAACCGCTTTTGTAATCATTCGTTTCAGCCACCAGTAGCCAAAGATCATCATGAAGACGGCAACGATGGCACTGACCTCCCAGCCTGCAACCGGGGTAGTATCCAGGAATTGAATAGGAATCCAGTTCTGGATTTCCGGAGAACCGGCAGAAGTCATTGTAAAAGTGACCGATCCGAAGGCCAATGCAGCCGGAATGAATCGCCTAGGCAAATTCGCCTGCCTGAACAAGCTCAATGCCATTGGATAAACTGAAAATGCGACAACAAACAAGCTGACGCCGCCATAGGTCAACACGGCACAGGCCGCGACAATCGCAAGCACTGCATACTTCATGCCCAGCTTCTCGACGATTAACTCAGAAACACTGTCAGCCGCTCCGCTGTCCTCCATCACTTTTCCAAAAATCGCCCCAAGAAGGAACATCATGTACCAGGCAGTAACAAAACCAGAAAACCCAGACATATAGTTGCCGACAAAGTTAGCAGCTCCTTCTTCAACCAGCTGCGGAAACAACGGCATTCCGCTGAACACAGCAACAAACAACGCAGAAATCGGCCCGACAATCAGCAGATTCATGCCTCTCATCGTCAGATAAATCAACAAAGCCAGACCGCCAATCAACCCAATCATACTCAGCATTCTTTTTCCCCCTTTAAATTTTTAAAGTAAAAACGACCACTGCCCTCCCTGCCCAATTTAGATGACAACGCTTACAAAAGATTGAATAAAATTGCTGTATTAACCTATTGCAACTATCGTGCCAACTTTTCAGGGTATATGAATCAGTGTTTATTTTTAATTTTCAGTTATTTCATTCCGGTTTTCCGGACTCTATCATTCTTCCATTGCTTTTACTTAATAGAATACAAGTTATTCGACCTGTCCAGTTCCCGCAAATTAATACCATTCATACAGTGAAAAGCCTTTTAAATATTACTAGAAATGAAAGAAGTCCGGAAACTCGGACAGCATTCCGAATTCCCGGACTACAAGAGGCCGTATTTATTTAGCTTTTCATAAAGGGTTGACCTGCTGATCCCCAGTTCCCTCCCCACAAGGCCTTTATCGTCATTGTTCCTTTCTAGGCTTTGCTTCAACACCCATAGTTCTGTTTCTTCAACAATATCCTTAAGTTTTTTGTTCTTAAATCGGTAAATGGCTGTCTGTGATTGCAAGTAATCCGGCAATGAATCCAGCGTAATCTGTTCTCCTTTTGTCAAATGAACAGCAGCTTCAATGACATTTTCAAGTTCTCGGATGTTACCCGGCCAGCTGTATGATTTTAGAATTTCCAGTACGTTGCTTTCAATTCCTGCGATCCGCTTGCCTAACCGATTCGTGACCTTGTCAATAAAATAGGCGATCAGCAGTGTTAAGTCCTCAGCACGTTCCCTTAATGGAGGAACACTGAAAGGAACGACATTGATCCGATAAAATAAATCCTCCCTGAATCTTTTCTCCTCAATCATATTCTCAAGCGGCCTGTTTGTGGCAGCAATAATCCGGACATTAACC
It contains:
- a CDS encoding nuclease-related domain-containing protein, giving the protein MKILIYEAVVKRLPFNHPRKKDFQTKLMKLKAGYKGEVDLDYYLSQLPEKEYILLQGLRIPHLKTHFQIDTLLLYPSFFINFESKNYAGEIDIDIAFDQLIRTIDGKQDIYGNPILQAKTQTTNLITWLNNNSFSFPPIEYFVTISSSQTMIKNSNKSPEVFYRLCRTARALYKIEEVKLKYKSETLTIKDLKKIAHKLIKSDQPLIINPKELNLPLTDLTKGIQCPECQVFGMKRIHGNWLCSSCGHLSKTAHISAIKDFFLLHGFSINNRQLRDFLGIDSVDLATHILKSLNLISTGSKKNKTYSPPPDFFK
- a CDS encoding 3-hydroxybutyrate dehydrogenase, translating into MVKDKVVMITGAAQGIGYEIAKSFAEQGGKVFLSDLQEEAVEKAAASLREIGHDAAGFKCDVTSEKDIKESVAKCLEHFGTVDVLINNAGLQYVSTIEDFPTEKFELLIKVMLTAPFITLKHVLPVMKKQGSGRVINMASINGLVGFAGKAAYNSAKHGVIGLTKVAALETAEHGITVNAVCPGYVDTPLVRNQLCSLAETRNVPLEKVLEEVIFPLVPQKRLLAVDEIASYVMFLASDAAKGITGQAAVIDGGYTIQ
- a CDS encoding GntP family permease; the protein is MLSMIGLIGGLALLIYLTMRGMNLLIVGPISALFVAVFSGMPLFPQLVEEGAANFVGNYMSGFSGFVTAWYMMFLLGAIFGKVMEDSGAADSVSELIVEKLGMKYAVLAIVAACAVLTYGGVSLFVVAFSVYPMALSLFRQANLPRRFIPAALAFGSVTFTMTSAGSPEIQNWIPIQFLDTTPVAGWEVSAIVAVFMMIFGYWWLKRMITKAVARGEKFEARKTDPMLEKRALPHPLMGLIPLVVVLVISFVFHDSLKQSALIIALLGGVVSAYLLNRKYFKNFWEALSEGTMGALIAIGNTAAVVGFGGVAKAVPAFQTAVDAMTNIPGSPLIGAAIAVSVIAGMTGSASGGQAIALPLLAPHYMDMGVNPEALHRVAAISSGALDSLPHNGYVVTTVRAICGESHQDAYNPVAAVTVIVPLIGVAIAIVLFSLGLGI